A genomic segment from Anaerobacillus sp. CMMVII encodes:
- the tagD gene encoding glycerol-3-phosphate cytidylyltransferase — MKKVLTYGTFDLLHNGHINILKRAKDLGDHLTVAISSDEFNELKGKKAYHNYETRKLILEAIRYVDAVIPENEWEQKIRDVVENEIDIFVMGDDWEGKFDFLKDYCEVVYLPRTVGISTTKIKKELQKVQNG; from the coding sequence ATGAAAAAAGTACTAACATATGGAACGTTTGATTTACTTCACAACGGACATATCAACATTTTAAAGCGTGCTAAAGACTTAGGTGATCATTTAACTGTTGCCATTTCATCTGATGAATTTAACGAACTTAAAGGTAAGAAAGCTTACCATAACTATGAAACTCGAAAACTTATTTTAGAAGCGATTCGCTATGTAGATGCAGTCATTCCTGAAAATGAGTGGGAGCAAAAAATCCGCGATGTTGTTGAAAACGAAATTGATATTTTTGTCATGGGTGACGACTGGGAAGGTAAATTCGATTTCCTAAAGGATTACTGTGAAGTTGTTTACTTACCACGTACAGTCGGAATTTCAACAACAAAAATCAAGAAAGAACTTCAAAAGGTACAAAATGGCTAG
- a CDS encoding S8 family serine peptidase yields MKMKRYLFLLLFLLGVYSLGTSAYIEEEKETVIILYQNESGKKAIEKLATEIEHQFESIPALVATLTDSQIERLEDYDVHIEKNQKFNVTTEETFTILPITSRSIHSAQIKVRDAHDLWNIDQVNAQAAWANGFTGSKVKVAVVDSGIAPHPDLHIVGGVSTIPYTKSWTDDNGHGTLVAGTIAANGNGISGVAPNVELYAVKALDRDGEGTLQSVLSALDWSIKNGMDIINFSLGTDSDIQSLREMIDVAYKNGILLVAASGNSGNSNGTGDSVQFPAKYQNVIAVGAVDQNLVRAPFSSTGNQVEFAAPGVNIISTSLHQQYAVATGTSFAAPHIAGMLAVLKEMHPGKTNSQLRTELQQLVVDLGAPGRDPWYGFGFAKFADTPNLSRISGANLYETSALISKEGWETSEVVILARGDRFSDALTGVPLAAKYDAPLLLSRSNRLDTHTKNELERLQAKRVIILGGTLAIEPRVETEIRDLGIKVERLAGSNMHATAELIAKQVAPNGSDIAMVVTDSRFQDALSVASYAGVRGIPILLTNTDRLSTATKRALQELGVKETLVIGGELAVSGTVEKQLPNPTRISGRTLYHTNIEAFRYFQPNTHKVYVATANRFPDGLSAGALAARENVGVIFVGSTLHAVTKENFLNTQYGKVKVLGGHLAVNEQVYGEIFKLLK; encoded by the coding sequence ATGAAGATGAAACGCTACCTATTCCTATTACTATTCCTTTTGGGGGTATATTCACTCGGAACAAGTGCCTATATAGAGGAAGAAAAAGAAACAGTCATTATTCTCTACCAAAATGAAAGTGGAAAAAAAGCAATAGAAAAACTTGCAACTGAAATTGAACACCAGTTTGAATCAATACCAGCGTTAGTTGCGACTTTAACAGATTCGCAGATTGAAAGATTAGAAGATTACGACGTACATATTGAAAAAAATCAGAAATTCAACGTCACTACTGAGGAAACATTCACGATCCTTCCAATCACCTCAAGAAGCATACACTCAGCGCAAATCAAGGTGAGGGACGCACACGATCTCTGGAATATCGATCAAGTAAATGCACAAGCTGCCTGGGCCAATGGCTTTACCGGCAGCAAAGTGAAAGTCGCTGTTGTTGATAGCGGTATCGCCCCACACCCTGACTTACATATCGTCGGTGGAGTATCAACCATTCCCTATACAAAATCTTGGACTGATGACAATGGTCACGGAACACTTGTTGCTGGGACAATCGCAGCCAATGGCAACGGTATTTCTGGAGTCGCTCCAAACGTTGAATTATATGCAGTGAAAGCATTGGATCGTGACGGCGAAGGTACCTTGCAAAGTGTCCTCTCTGCACTTGATTGGTCGATCAAGAACGGGATGGATATTATTAATTTTAGTCTTGGGACAGATTCAGACATTCAATCATTAAGAGAAATGATCGATGTCGCTTACAAAAACGGAATCCTGCTTGTTGCTGCTAGTGGAAACTCAGGGAATTCTAATGGCACAGGTGACAGCGTACAGTTTCCTGCCAAATATCAAAACGTCATAGCCGTTGGCGCAGTTGATCAAAATTTAGTACGAGCACCATTTTCATCAACTGGTAACCAAGTTGAATTTGCCGCTCCAGGAGTCAACATCATCAGTACAAGCCTACACCAGCAATATGCTGTAGCAACAGGAACATCATTTGCAGCACCCCACATTGCCGGGATGCTTGCCGTTTTAAAAGAAATGCATCCAGGAAAAACAAATAGTCAGCTTCGGACTGAGCTTCAACAGCTTGTCGTCGATCTAGGCGCACCTGGTAGAGATCCTTGGTACGGCTTTGGCTTTGCAAAGTTCGCCGATACACCAAACCTCTCTAGAATTTCTGGAGCAAACCTTTATGAGACTTCGGCCTTGATTAGTAAAGAAGGCTGGGAAACATCAGAAGTTGTTATTTTAGCGAGAGGTGATCGGTTCTCAGACGCGTTAACTGGTGTCCCTTTAGCAGCCAAATATGACGCTCCGCTTCTATTATCAAGAAGCAATCGCTTAGATACCCATACAAAAAATGAATTGGAGCGACTTCAAGCGAAGCGAGTCATCATCCTTGGTGGTACCCTCGCAATTGAACCGCGAGTTGAAACCGAAATTCGCGACCTAGGAATAAAAGTCGAGCGACTTGCAGGAAGTAATATGCACGCTACAGCTGAGCTAATTGCCAAACAAGTAGCACCGAACGGCTCAGACATCGCCATGGTTGTTACCGACTCGCGCTTTCAAGATGCCCTTTCCGTTGCTTCCTATGCAGGCGTTCGTGGCATCCCAATTTTATTAACGAATACAGACAGATTATCAACTGCGACGAAACGAGCATTACAAGAACTCGGCGTAAAAGAAACCCTAGTGATCGGTGGCGAACTTGCGGTGTCAGGCACCGTTGAGAAGCAATTACCCAATCCAACGCGAATTTCAGGTAGAACCTTGTACCATACGAATATCGAAGCCTTTCGCTATTTTCAACCAAACACTCATAAGGTTTATGTAGCCACAGCTAACAGATTTCCAGACGGACTTTCAGCCGGAGCGCTCGCAGCTAGAGAAAACGTTGGTGTCATTTTTGTTGGCAGTACTCTTCATGCCGTCACAAAAGAAAATTTTTTAAACACTCAATATGGAAAAGTAAAGGTTTTAGGTGGGCATTTAGCGGTTAATGAACAGGTATATGGTGAAATATTTAAGTTATTGAAATAA